The genomic segment aTTCAttagtaacaaaaataaatgaaaaacagagtcAGGAAAATAAACCAGCAGGCTGATATGAGcttattacatatatatatatcctacTGCCATATATGTGAGCTGATCAGTAAAAAGAGGTTATAGTGGAGAACTACCAAAGATATGTTcaaggtaatttagaaacattGTTTCTATTCCAGTTTTTCCAAcacagagcactgacaagtttattttcattttcccacTGAGTACATATCTTGGTCTTCAATGATTCAATTTAAAGGATCCTTATCaaatccctctccctctccatttcTTCACCatgtcctctcttttcactccatctctctgtgCTGGACCATCAGCCGTGCTAGGACCCCCCCGGGTGTCTTGCCTCATTCTAGATCTTTTGGATCTGGATCTTCGTCCTCCTGGAGATTCACCCTCTGCTTTTCTCCCTCCCCTATCCCCCTTGTGCGCATGTTCGGTGTGCCTGAGTTTGCctcatgtgtatttgtgtagcCTGTCCTCCTTCCAGGTCTCCATGGTCTAGAGGAGGACGTGTGGCTCAGATAAgcctttaaaatgaacaattttggcatagattctggatttttcaatgagggagatGGAGTAGATGTAAATTTAACCATTCTAAATAAAGTAGTATGGCTTTTTAAGGGGAAAACCTTGCAAGACGCCAGTTATTACTCAAAGCAGAGTATTTCAATtctcttaaaacatgtctggggGGGATCTTTACACCATAAGCGATGGAGATAGGCCGATATATGAGTTCATCTCATATACAGCGGGCACCCAGCACCAGTCCTATTTTGAGATTGGGTTGCTGTTATAGCTAAGTAATAAGAGTTTTTCATCCAACCTGTATATGCTGATGGATTTAGGTTTATATTGACGATGAAAACCGCAGTAAGCGATGGGAGGCAAACTGATCAAACATCCAAAGTGATGGATTTGTTGACAGATTTTACAGCAGATTCACTTTACGTTAACCCGCTTATATCGGCCAGCCCGCTCCTTGCCATCTTTAACACCACAAAGTCATCTCTAACGGCCACTCATCACGCGGATATACAACACATACCACAATCTGCACACAGTTTAATGTTGATATCGGGTAGAAATTTTGAAATAAGTGGGAAATACTTGCCTGCCCCATCAACTTCCATTCCTCCACCATTGCTGGTCGCCATCTTGTCCGGTAAACCGCGCAGGCGCAGTGGACTGTTCACCCAACGAACGTTAGGTGGCAACGTCCCCAGATCGGGGTGTTATAAAATAAGTGTTACCGCATACTTATTGTCGCAAATTTACCGGTTGGTCACAGGAGGTAGGACTGCTTTTGATCGGGACACGCTGTGTTGCGCATAAAGAGGCATATTTGATATAACCGGGAAATTACCTCTAGGTCCTACAgtcaacaggcagctgtttccgGGGGATTGCTGATTTGGGCGCAACCTGTGTGCGTCGGGATATTAGTCCGTGTCAAGGGTTTAAAGagttttgtttacaaaatggAAGAATTTAAGACCTGCAACCTGGACTACTTTCCcgaaaacattttaattgatGTTTTGTCGTTTCTGAGCGTACGAGAGCTCGTCAGAGCTGGGAGGTGAGAGACATGTAACTTTGCTGTCAGTGTTTTACCAGTTACTCGTCTTGTGTGACATAACTCTGCCAGCTTTGCCTTTGTTCTGACTCCAATCGCAGGGTTAAgttatttgttgtattttacgTTGTTTTTAGAGTGTGTACGAGATGGAAACGCCTCGTCAAAGACCAGCGACTGTGGAGACTTGTCGATCTGACTGCATGGAAAGGGGTGAGTTACTGACCTTGTGGCTTTACCCTTTCTCCTTTAAtacatcttttcattcattgtgGTGAATCTCGGTGTAATCAGGACCGCCGGGCTAATCTTTGACAGTCACATCAAATCAATGGCAAAGTCTGCATGCGACCATCtttgaaataaacaatcaaAGAATATAAGGATTCATGTCCAACCATTACTTAGAAAAACTTGTCCAAGCCTTAATTTCCACCAGGTTTAGGTCTCCACTCAcatcttcaaaagaaaaaagaaaaaaaaagaaacttttcgTATTCATAAGTAGCAATCAgtcgtttttttcccccaggctattgagacaaagttagcaaactTACGtgagaaaaaactgaacaaccattaaaatgtttgattagCTGTAAGATAGACTATTTTTTGTTCTGATCAATCCAATCAAATTACCATATTATGTACAATACAAAGGGCCTTACAAAAACGAAGGGTACTGAATACATGACTCCAATTCTGCATAGGTTTCCAGTGGGTCGTAGCATGAAAGAGTTTAAGTACTCCTGCATTAAATATACGTCTGACTTTCATTTACCATCCGAACCCTCATGGCCTCTCAGGTCATGTTGGCGGTCTGCTATTTCCAGGGTCCAGATTAAACACTTAAAGCGAACATTTAGTTACTATGCACCGCAGACTTGAAACAAACatccagaaagaaaaacattaggCACTCATCATTATCCACATTGCACTTGCATCTTTTTctagcaaatatttatttttctgttgtgtgttcTTGAGCGTTTTTAAATACCTTTAGTGTTTGTCTTGCCATAAGCCTTTATTGAATTAAACGCTATTAGATatgggttgtgtgtgtctgtgcaatTACTGACAGAAAATCTCTTTTGCTTCCCATCCCCCattctcaacacacacacattcatggatTGTCGTCTGTGTGTAAGGTGACATCCCGCATACTTTGGGTCCTGCTGCGTCAGTACCTGGGTTGTGGACTACGGTGCCTACGGTTGCGTGGTTTGCTGCTCTCTGCCCGAGGGGGCACCTTTCTCTCTGAGTCTTGGCTCAAAGCTTTGTCCACAAAGTGCCCTCGCCTGAGTAAGCTCTATCTTCTGCATGCAGATCTGAGAAGCCTGCCCAATTGCCAGCTTCTACCTCCGTCTTTGCAGGTGCTGGAGCTTTGTGGTTGTGAGCTGCCCCATGGCTTTTTCAACCAGACACTGCCTACTACACCTGCCCAAGAAAGAGCAGAAGCCACATCCAGTGTTGGTTCTCAACCACAAAGGAAAGatcagaaaggaaaaaagcttAGCTCTCCATCAGGGATTCCTATTGAGACATTAGTCCTTAACAATGTTCCCTCTTTCACGGACCAGCACCTGCAGAGTCTGACATCATGGGAGAGGCTCAGTCGACTGGAGCTGCGCGACAACTTTCGCATAACAGCTAATGGGCTCAGGAGCTGTGCTGCCAAAGATGGCATCTCTGGTTTGGAAGGGCTTTCCAGGCTCAAGCTTCTGGAAATAGGCATCACTGGGCGGCAGGGCTACCAATTACAGATGGCCTCCCTGGGGCTAGGGGCAGGATGGCTCGGACTGGAGGAACTCAGCCTGGGCGGTAAAGAGGTGggtccaggcctgctctgtgCCAGCCGTCTGAAGGACTTGAAGCGTCTGTGCCTGTGGGCCTGCACGCTCAGCGAGATGCAGATAGTCCGGAGCTGCCGGATGCTCCGGGGACTCCGCCAGCTGGAGTTTTTGGATGTGATCTTCCAGCCTCGGCAGTGTCCACCAGTGGTGGAAGGGGAGGGTGCTGGTGAAGAAGAGCGGGACAGTGAGGAAGCTGCAGGTGGAGATAGCAGCAATGATGAGAACAAGACTCTGGATTTGAACGATCCTATTCCAAGTCTGCGTCGCTCTCTGGCTGTCCTGCTACCATCCTGCACACTAGTT from the Xiphias gladius isolate SHS-SW01 ecotype Sanya breed wild chromosome 23, ASM1685928v1, whole genome shotgun sequence genome contains:
- the LOC120785636 gene encoding F-box/LRR-repeat protein 12-like isoform X1 encodes the protein MEEFKTCNLDYFPENILIDVLSFLSVRELVRAGRVCTRWKRLVKDQRLWRLVDLTAWKGVTSRILWVLLRQYLGCGLRCLRLRGLLLSARGGTFLSESWLKALSTKCPRLSKLYLLHADLRSLPNCQLLPPSLQVLELCGCELPHGFFNQTLPTTPAQERAEATSSVGSQPQRKDQKGKKLSSPSGIPIETLVLNNVPSFTDQHLQSLTSWERLSRLELRDNFRITANGLRSCAAKDGISGLEGLSRLKLLEIGITGRQGYQLQMASLGLGAGWLGLEELSLGGKEVGPGLLCASRLKDLKRLCLWACTLSEMQIVRSCRMLRGLRQLEFLDVIFQPRQCPPVVEGEGAGEEERDSEEAAGGDSSNDENKTLDLNDPIPSLRRSLAVLLPSCTLVFTNCSVQINTD
- the LOC120785636 gene encoding F-box/LRR-repeat protein 12-like isoform X2, translating into MEEFKTCNLDYFPENILIDVLSFLSVRELVRAGRVCTRWKRLVKDQRLWRLVDLTAWKGVLELCGCELPHGFFNQTLPTTPAQERAEATSSVGSQPQRKDQKGKKLSSPSGIPIETLVLNNVPSFTDQHLQSLTSWERLSRLELRDNFRITANGLRSCAAKDGISGLEGLSRLKLLEIGITGRQGYQLQMASLGLGAGWLGLEELSLGGKEVGPGLLCASRLKDLKRLCLWACTLSEMQIVRSCRMLRGLRQLEFLDVIFQPRQCPPVVEGEGAGEEERDSEEAAGGDSSNDENKTLDLNDPIPSLRRSLAVLLPSCTLVFTNCSVQINTD